Below is a genomic region from Myxococcaceae bacterium JPH2.
GTTCGCGCTGCCGCATCCGATGCTCGGCGAAGAGGTCGCCGCCGCGGTCGTCACGCGCGAAGGAGCACACGTCTCCGAACGAGAGCTGCGGGACTTCGTGGCGCGCCGGCTGGCGGACTTCAAGGTGCCACGTCGGGTGGTGTTCCTCTCCGAGCTGCCCAAA
It encodes:
- a CDS encoding AMP-dependent synthetase, which gives rise to FALPHPMLGEEVAAAVVTREGAHVSERELRDFVARRLADFKVPRRVVFLSELPKGPTGKVQRLGLAERLGLTS